A segment of the Trifolium pratense cultivar HEN17-A07 linkage group LG7, ARS_RC_1.1, whole genome shotgun sequence genome:
AAAGATGTTAATTTCCGGACAAAACAAGAACGAGGGTTATGTGTCTATGTCTCAACGGTTCAGACCGGCTTGTACTTGTTTAAACCGACCCGGTTCGGTTCGATGTGCTCGTCATGGGTATGTAGTACCAGGGGATAATAAGTTGAAGAAGCGCGTTGCGAGTAAAGAGATTTTGAGAAGAGCTTTAATGCCACCACCAAAACGGTTAGGACTTAGATGGTTGAATTTCAAACCAACACCAAGTAGACTCTCTATTATGTCTATGGCTGCTTCAtgatctttgtttctttttcttaatttttgttatgtttttgaGGTTTTTGTTTGGATGATTTGTAAAAGTTTAACAATCCAATTAAATTAGATtatgatgatatatatatttattgtttataaagtTTAGTTTTTTGCAATTGGGTAATCTAATTTTGGTCTTATTTTGTGTGATAACTTTCTGGGTAGTTTAGATTAGATTTCAGAATGAAGATTTTGATTTGAATATGATTTTTGTCTTTTCTTGCTTTGATTTGATTAGTAGTAATGTTTTAAGTTAGATAAAATTGGTTATTTGACATGTGTTACTTTGTCTAAAGAATTTTAATCTGATGATGTTGCAAATAGAAAAATGGGTCTTTAATTTTAGGTGCATCTGATTTCGAATACTTGAACCAGGTCAGATTTGTTTTGTATATACATTCGAACCACTGTTTGTCGTATTTCTTTTCATCGAGAAATTGAAGAAGCTATACAAGGTTTTTCTTGAGCCAATTCATATGGTATCTAATCAAATAGATGGTTAGTGTTGGTATCATAGCTAGGTAAATTTGTGATACTGGTGTAAATTCAGGTCAACTAGCATCTTTTTCCATTTTCTACGTGAATATGGGCTCGTGTAAGTAGGAAACAGAAAATATCTATTCTAGTTCTATCATCAGCTATGGGTTCGAATTTAAGTGAAATTCTTGAGAAAGTCAGCTACCCTGAAATTTTGTTGTCTTTCCTCATATTTGTTCTATTCTTCTTTAACTAGGctttagtttctttttcttttaaccTATGCTTAGTATTACAGTCAGAATCACAGTGATCCACCGtaatttttcaaaagctacACTGTAGCTTCTTCAAAATTAACGACGGATCACTATGATAGTGACGTGTTCACCGAGATACCAAACACATGCTTAGTAAGAGTACATAAAGGATAATGTTTAGATCACTGATACCATATAGCAATAACATACGAATTGCAATATATCAGGTAGCAAGCCTTATATAATACTGAATCTACTGACAAATGAATGAACATGTTCAAAATAGTGTATGTAACTCAAGAGTTAAATGTACTGGTAGATTGATTATCTAAGATTTGTATGTGCAACATATGTACAACATTGTTGGAAATCTTATCTTAGATATTTCTAATCTGTATAGGAACGGAGATGCTTAGACATAATCATAATTCTTAGCTATAGTTAAGATGTGTCTGAGAGATATGCTGAGATATGAGAATGAGGAGGAAAATTGAGGCAATTCATTCTCATCTTACGACTGATACCATCATATGCAGAATATTCGGAGCGTAAAATTAGATTATATGTTGTATATCCTCAAAGTTATAGAGTAAAATGTGGTGGAATTAACTAACAAGGAAGAAGCTGCTTGAAAATGAAATGGTCTACTAAGTTAGAAGAAGCTGAATTGGTACATGGATTAGTATAATATGATATGATTGCTGCTACACCAAATGTTCCACGGTTGACTCTAGAAATCTTATCCTTAATTGTAATGACAGAGTCTTCTATACAATCTTCTTGAAACTGTTGATGGAAATGTATGACCGGTCATTAAAGCTTGTTTGTGGATGACAATTAACCTTGCTGCATTGGGTACTCGCAAAATTTACCTACGATAGATATAGTAAAAATCCGTACTTTCAGTATGATCCGTACATAGATAACTACCTAGAAAATTGAGCGTGGGTATAAATACTCTAATAATAGCAAAAGGAACATTCGTTAATAATCAAGAGACAAAAACTCAAGAAAAATCGTGCATATAAAAAATACAGTACCAGATACAGTATGGTAGACCAAACTAAAGTATGAACAACTAGTACATAACATGTTTTTTTGACTGTGTTATGTTATGTACtagtacataacatattaaaactGATATCTCCCATTTCATTGCAATCAACAAGGCAACACTGCCTCTACATGCTCTTCACCAAGATACTACACACATTGCCAAACTATCTTTTTAACTATTGTGTCTTAAAATCTCAATTTCTTCTGTCAGTTTGAAGGTTCAAGTTTCGCCTCACGCACGGGGCGCATGGCACTAAGCGCGGGTTGCACAGAATGTTGAGAAAAGAGAATTTTGGGGTCTGGTTACTGCCTCATGTGCGGGGCGCATGTATTCTTCCCCAATCGTGCGCAGGGTGCGTGTAACAGCCATGGTATTTAAACCTGCATTTTTCTGACAGGTTTTCTGACTTTGGAGGCTACGATTTTGAAAAACATTTACAAAGGCAAAAAGAGAGAATCATTAGGTGATCAAGATCTAATAATTGAGAGCTTTTTGGATTAGATCTAATGTTGGAAAACAAGACTTCATAATCCCACATGAAAACTGCTTTCACCGAATACCAGAGATCATTAAATCCACAACAAGACTTCATAATCCCACATGAAAACCCAAATCAACCCCAAGGCAACTTCTTCCCAAATCAAGCCCCAATTAACTTCGTTCATAGGCCTGTGGCACGACCTCCTTCGCGAACGTCACTCCCCGGAGTCATAATACACGAGGAAGGTAGAGGCCGAGGCCGAGGCCGAGGAAGGTCGCGTCAGCCAACAGACACTGGCAAGGGGAAGCGACCACTATATCAGCCGCCTGACCAACGttgatgtgtaattttaataatctgttgttgattattatttgtttaattgttttctttttgtaatgacaatattatcattatatttaattatgcttatgttaagtatttttattatgctttttattaaattttaattttaatattaatttttttaaaaaaaaattaataatttaattatttaaaaatcaaatactgatttttaaataattaaattattaatttttttttaaatcgttcaacattactgacggctccaggccgtcacaaTGTGTGAAAAGAACATGCCATactgacggctccaggccgtcacaaATGCGTGGCCTTTTGAATTGACCGGTGTGTATTattgacggctccaggccgtcagtaacgttattgacggtcctgggccgtcagtaaccATTACTGGCGAGCTAATTACAGAGGGCccaaggccgtcagtaatgcatgcattttagacgaaatttgtgcattactgagggccAAAGGCCCTCAgtaaatgcatgttttcttgtagtgattacAAACACCTTGGGAGTGAGATTCATTGCTCATCTTTGTTCTTGTGAGGTTTGGGTAAACAATTTCTTGGacttttttgttctttctttacTTGTTCTTGCTTGAGATTTTAGTGTTTGTGCTTAGATCGTTATAGTTTAATTGTTCGGCTTGCTTGGTTTGTTGATTGctattggaattttttgttccaCTCTTTGTGATTGTTGATTCGTTAAGAGGTTTGAATTCACAGCAATAACATTGAACAAATCAATTCAACTGCTCCACATATTTACACACATGAACACGCAGAGGAATCAAATTACACGGTTGGATTCATACGTAATAAGTTACTTTTAACACTGTCTTGTTTATATTCTCAAgtacataagaaaaaaaaaatactatgaaatTCTTcagttaaaaatatattatggaACTCTAGCTTATTGTTCCTTATATATGTAACTCTTTAATTTTATAGAATCTAATAATAGCAGCTAAGATGCAACCAAATAgtatcttatttttaaaaatctttgAACATCTTTTAATAGAGATGCTCTTAGGAGCAACTATTTCATAAGCCAAGCAGCCAGAGAAATTCTCATCATTTGTGGGAAATGTAGAGCCACCATCTAATACAAGCAAGAAGGCAAGTTCAGATATAAATTGTCTACTTAagtatttataaatttatgaaCAATTACATTGTGAAATGGTTACAAGAAAGTTTAAAATGTTACCTAACATATATGAATTTCTGAATGATGCAACATATACAAATATACAATGTGCTTCTTCCATATTCTACATTATAAATCTATGTCCAAACATGTCCAAACCAACTTAAGGTCCTTATGAACTTCACTCCATTATAACAATATTTTTGAGCAAAAACGCTTTCCTCCCACTACTTCTGATCATATATCTCTTCTTATTACTCCTggtaaatataagaaaatattttaaaaatccaGAAGCCATATAAATGTTGTTCaaccaaattttaaaaataagttcATGTAATAAATTACTATTAATTTATCATGTACCTCAGATGTAGTGGAGGTCACTTCTATAGGAACCGGAGAGCTTCTTGCTTCTGATTTTTCATTTGAATATCTGTTAAGCACAAAAGTCCATGTCAGAACCACTGCAGAGATTTTCAAAGGACTATACAGTTTATTTGGACTTATACATAATTACTTGTTTAAGTGATTGGAAAAGTTTacataaaatagcttatagtaTGTTTGttagttgttttcaacttatttccataagctacacatgatagcttatgaaaaaaacTAACAACTTAAAATTTAACCACATTCTATCTTTGaatatgaaaatagcttatacataagcgtCTATATGAAAAACACTTATTCAATCAGTTTGTGGGGTGAAAAAATCTTTTATGGAAGGTAAGTTAAAGCTATACAATTTCTATAAGAAAGAAACTTCTATGCAGCAATTCAAAATAAATCTAGATAAACTTACGTAGAAAGTATGGTCACCCAAATAAGCTCTATCATATCCACCCAAAGAAGTCGCTGCTCGACTGGTATTACACCGTAAGTAATTAGATGAGCAAATGGCCACAGTTTCCATCCTGCctatataagaaaatttaaagaaaCATTAATAGCAAGAAGTTGCAAGGTAATGTATAGCACCACTGGTTCTCAAAGAAAAACATGAACTTTTTGCGTGCAACAGATGAATCGGAAGAGCCAGAAGGTTCTCTTACAGTCAACATGGGGAAAAATGTTGCCGTCAATTCATTGAAAATATTGATCGGAGATTCAAGACGCAGGATAGCGACAACCGTATAATAAATGCTGTTCCAAACTGCCGACCATGCAGTTTGATCGAAGGCAACTTTGACAGGAACCACCCACCATTCTTTGTAAGGAAATAGCTCCTGATAAATGAGAAGCCGCTTAGCATATCACCATAAGTTAGAGAATCAAGTACAATGCAAAACAAGGAAAATAACATCAGTACTATGGTCTACCTCACAAAACTGGTAATAATAATGAGAAAGAGAGCCGTGTAGAGCAAAACCAACAAGCCCTGATCTGAACATACGTGCCCGATCAAACTCGAAAAGAGGCTTTCCTTCAAAGCACTGCACTGATCAGGAGAGTTTAAGCCATAGTGTCCGATTAAAAAAGTTGTCTATTCAACTAACTGAGACTTAGCTGCATGTAAAACGTAATACACAGAAACTCACCTGTGCAATCCAGTCTCCTACAGAATAAACAACTCCACTAATCACCATCTTGGCGAAAACCGGATTTGTCTTAAGAGCTTCCTCATAAGCCAACCAGTTGTGCAGAGGTGCATATCTTACTATCTCATAGATTGTCCATCCCTACATAGCATCGAGAAACACAAATTCTAACAGATAAGGAAAACCTCaaccaaaaaataatcaaatttcaATGAACATACAGATCTAATCTAAATTAGCACTAGCACAGTAGCACATGTTTAAATTATAGCTTATTTGGAATTCGTGATCAAGTAATCAACTTAGAGAAAGTTCAAATAAACTTCGAAAATAAACCTTCTGAAAAAGTTGAGTTTTGTTGAACTTCAGcttcttgaaataagtttctGCCTCTTAATTTTTTCATCAACTATATCATCTAACTTTTCAATAATCTTCTAATAAGCTTATAAGGACTCTTTCATAAATGAAGAACTATAAAGTATAAACATCTTTAGTTTTGTAAAACCAAGATATCCCCTCATGCAACTGCATAGACTAATTCTTCGAGGTAACTAAGATTCATTTACGAGATCAATCTCTTCCAACAAATGTTTTTCCATATGCACCGGTCAATGATCGATCGACTCAAGTATCTACCACAAATGTCACGCAAAATCTAGAAATAGCTATAGCTATCATTCAACTACACTTACATCTCTAAAACAGTTCCAAAATTTGCATCAAAATTTCCACAACATAACCAAATTCATTCATTTccaaaatcatccaaaacacacacacacacacacacacacaatttcAGATAAGCATAATTAAGTTATTGGAACTTACATGCCAATAATCACTATCAATGGTGAGAAGCTTAGTAAGAGCAAAAGTACCAGCAGCAAGAACAATACTAGCATTAATACTCCTATCTAGAAGCTTCTCAACACTCTCCTCATTCTCACTACCAACCAAACCCGAAGTAGAAGAAGACGAAAACCCTTCCAACGATAACAAACCCTCATTTGCTCCAAATCCATTCACCTGCGTCGCTAATTCACCATCTCCACCTTCCATTTCCACAAGACTCACTATCAAACCTTCTGGTTGGTCCGTAGTATCGTTACTCTGAACTTCTATCGCGTCGAACTCCTCCGTCGATAATTTCGTCGCTAGTACTGTTCGTTTGTTTCTCGTGAAATTTGGATTAACGGAAAATCTTGACGCCGGAAAGTTTTGTGCCTTGGAAATGGATGAATTCAGTTTTGATTTTGCTTTGGAGATTGCAGATAAGCAACTGTGGTGAGGCACGGTGCTGTGAACCGACGCCATGGGAGCGAGTTGGTGAGTTGAGAGTTCTAACTTCCGAGTTACTGAGTTTTGTCTTCTCCGAATTCGGTGTGCTGAGAATCGCGTTTGTTTATAGCGTTTTGTGATCTTGTGTGACGCGGTTTTGTGACTTTTTTGTGTGGCTATGGAGAAATCGACGTAGTCGTATGTGTTTTGGGGTTGACTTGTGATGTGATTGGTTGTGTGTGAGGAGGTGTAGGTTGATACTGTGGGACGCGAAACATGTGAGTAATTCATGGAGAATATGACGAAGAGGATTGATTGGTGTCCACATGTTCTAGATCAGTTTGgtatcataaaaattaaaattaaattaaattaaataaatacaaGTAGATAAAGTATGCCACGATCCCACAATTGTGCCTCAAAAAATACTATACCACAAATATTTACGTCCTCTTCAAAGAATCTACGGCAAccaataacaattattttataattgcttcaaaaaacacttattttataatgaaaatattaaaaaaaaaatacttagtTAATCATCTAAAAAGACTATGCtgattcaaaataaataaaaaataaataaaataaaaagactatgcttatttagattaaaaattatttgctaaaattcaaaatttatattgaaatgaAGGAAGTATTATAAatgtaaattaaaaattaaaagaataattttatttaatttattatgagaa
Coding sequences within it:
- the LOC123895215 gene encoding uncharacterized protein LOC123895215, whose amino-acid sequence is MQETHHQQTKESSQLPPKMLISGQNKNEGYVSMSQRFRPACTCLNRPGSVRCARHGYVVPGDNKLKKRVASKEILRRALMPPPKRLGLRWLNFKPTPSRLSIMSMAAS
- the LOC123895216 gene encoding uncharacterized protein LOC123895216, with protein sequence MNYSHVSRPTVSTYTSSHTTNHITSQPQNTYDYVDFSIATQKSHKTASHKITKRYKQTRFSAHRIRRRQNSVTRKLELSTHQLAPMASVHSTVPHHSCLSAISKAKSKLNSSISKAQNFPASRFSVNPNFTRNKRTVLATKLSTEEFDAIEVQSNDTTDQPEGLIVSLVEMEGGDGELATQVNGFGANEGLLSLEGFSSSSTSGLVGSENEESVEKLLDRSINASIVLAAGTFALTKLLTIDSDYWHGWTIYEIVRYAPLHNWLAYEEALKTNPVFAKMVISGVVYSVGDWIAQCFEGKPLFEFDRARMFRSGLVGFALHGSLSHYYYQFCEELFPYKEWWVVPVKVAFDQTAWSAVWNSIYYTVVAILRLESPINIFNELTATFFPMLTAGWKLWPFAHLITYGVIPVEQRLLWVDMIELIWVTILSTYSNEKSEARSSPVPIEVTSTTSEE